A single region of the Triticum dicoccoides isolate Atlit2015 ecotype Zavitan chromosome 2B, WEW_v2.0, whole genome shotgun sequence genome encodes:
- the LOC119369001 gene encoding uncharacterized protein LOC119369001 translates to MASHSQPPAQEFTRAIADAAAASEEQELVPRPSAGHGAASQPQRQWVTPPAPPAAAVVDAAEGSVPPVQQFAPTTSISKPKAVQNLKLKRKSIVIDLKTLWSRAGKKSRASAGALLNTSPIAEHVQVDQQVQVQNNSPSNQLHSTMSSPSVQNQQQLQIVGAMNTSPIAEPEIEHEASEESENIEEENDSEDAVYDVQLLDPNPGKRIAIADYDVNDQNRIRRGYIAKGACRPKKYAFPQHPAGGMRRFVAKWFKSYKWLEYSKELDAAFCFVCYLFKDNSHVGGDCFVNGGFRNWNHKASFGKHVGGINSAHNKAQEK, encoded by the exons ATGGCGAGCCACAGCCAGCCGCCGGCGCAGGAGTTCACCAGGGCCATCGCCGACGCGGCCGCCGCCAGTGAGGAGCAGGAGCTAGTACCCCGTCCTAGTGCTGGGCACGGCGCCGCATCACAGCCACAGAGACAGTGGGTCACGCCAccggcgccgccagccgccgcaGTTGTCGATGCCGCGGAGGGGAGTGTACCTCCAGTGCAGCAATTTGCTCCAACAACCTCAATCTCTAAGCCTAAG GCAGTACAGAATTTAAAACTCAAGAGGAAGAGCATTGTCATTGATTTGAAAACTTTGTGGAGTAGAGCTGGGAAGAAATCTAGAGCATCTGCAGGGGCTCTACTGAACACAAGTCCAATTGCAGAACATGTTCAGGTTGACCAGCAAGTGCAGGTGCAGAACAATTCCCCATCGAATCAACTTCATAGCACTATGAGCTCCCCTTCAGTTCAAAATCAGCAGCAGCTACAGATTGTTGGTGCCATGAACACAAGTCCAATTGCAGAACCTGAGATTGAGCACGAAGCAAGCGAAGAATCTGAAAATATAGAGGAAGAGAATGACTCTGAAGATGCAGTTTACGATGTTCAGCTGCTTGACCCTAATCCTGGGAAGAGGATTGCTATTGCAGATTATGATGTTAATGACCAGAACAGGATTAGAAGAGGATACATTGCAAAAGGGGCTTGTCGACCAAAAAAGTATGCTTTTCCACAACACCCTGCTGGAGGTATGCGTCGATTTGTAGCTAAATGGTTCAAGTCTTATAAATGGCTTGAGTATAGTAAAGAACTAGATGCTGCTTTCTGCTTTGTATGTTATCTTTTCAAGGATAATTCACATGTTGGTGGGGATTGCTTTGTGAATGGAGGATTTCGAAATTGGAATCACAAGGCTAGTTTTGGCAAACATGTTGGTGGGATCAATAGTGCACACAACAAAGCACAAGAGAAATAA